The proteins below come from a single Thermopolyspora flexuosa genomic window:
- the sthA gene encoding Si-specific NAD(P)(+) transhydrogenase: MPDFDLVVLGSGPGGQKAAIAAAKLGRRVAVVERRNMIGGVSVNTGTIPSKTLREAVLFLTGHHQRELYGQSYRVKEEITVADLMARTRHVIGREVDVIRSQLLRNRIMLLQGTGRFLDPHTIGVVDEYGRETKVSAEKIIIATGTRPARPESVEFDGRTIIDSDDILALERVPDTLVVVGAGVIGIEYASMFAALGTKVTVIERRERMLEFVDLEIVESLKYHLRDLAVTFRFGEHVTAVERHPDGAIIVLESGKRIPADTVLYSAGRQGMTDGIGLENAGLTADARGRIAVDEHYRTAVPHIYAVGDVIGFPALAATSMEQGRLAAHHACGEPVTGMHALQPIGIYTIPEIAFVGRTEEELTREHVPYEVGVARYRELARGQIIGDTYGMLKLLVSPEDRSLLGVHIFGAGATELLHIGQTVMGLGGTVDYLVDAVFNYPTLAEGYKVAALDAANKLRRMARFTGAGG; the protein is encoded by the coding sequence ATGCCGGATTTTGACCTTGTGGTGCTTGGCTCGGGGCCGGGCGGGCAGAAGGCGGCGATCGCGGCCGCCAAGCTGGGACGCCGGGTGGCGGTCGTCGAGCGGCGGAACATGATCGGCGGGGTGTCGGTCAACACGGGGACGATCCCGTCGAAGACGTTGCGCGAGGCCGTGCTCTTCCTCACCGGGCATCACCAGCGCGAGCTGTACGGCCAGAGCTACCGGGTCAAGGAGGAGATCACGGTCGCCGACCTGATGGCCCGTACCCGGCACGTGATCGGCCGGGAGGTGGACGTGATCCGCAGCCAGCTGCTGCGCAACCGGATCATGCTGCTGCAGGGCACCGGCCGGTTCCTCGACCCGCACACGATCGGGGTGGTCGACGAGTACGGCCGGGAGACCAAGGTCAGCGCCGAGAAGATCATCATCGCCACGGGGACCCGTCCGGCGCGGCCGGAGAGCGTGGAGTTCGACGGGCGGACGATCATCGACTCGGACGACATCCTCGCCCTGGAGCGGGTGCCGGACACGCTCGTCGTGGTCGGCGCGGGAGTGATCGGCATCGAGTACGCCTCGATGTTCGCCGCGCTCGGCACCAAGGTCACGGTGATCGAGCGGCGGGAGCGCATGCTCGAGTTCGTCGACCTGGAGATCGTCGAGTCGCTCAAGTACCACCTGCGCGATCTCGCGGTCACCTTCCGGTTCGGCGAGCACGTGACCGCGGTGGAGCGCCACCCGGACGGCGCGATCATCGTGCTGGAGAGCGGCAAGCGCATCCCGGCCGACACCGTGCTCTACTCGGCCGGACGCCAGGGCATGACCGACGGGATCGGCCTGGAGAACGCGGGGCTCACCGCGGACGCGCGCGGCCGGATCGCGGTGGACGAGCACTACCGTACGGCGGTGCCGCACATCTACGCGGTCGGTGACGTGATCGGGTTCCCGGCGCTCGCCGCGACCTCGATGGAGCAGGGCAGGCTCGCCGCCCACCACGCGTGCGGCGAGCCGGTGACCGGGATGCACGCGCTGCAGCCGATCGGGATCTACACGATCCCGGAGATCGCGTTCGTGGGCCGGACCGAGGAGGAGCTGACCAGGGAGCACGTGCCGTACGAGGTCGGCGTCGCCCGGTACCGCGAGCTCGCCCGCGGGCAGATCATCGGCGACACGTACGGCATGCTCAAGCTGCTCGTCTCGCCCGAGGACCGGTCGCTGCTCGGCGTGCACATCTTCGGCGCGGGCGCGACCGAGCTGCTGCACATCGGGCAGACCGTGATGGGACTGGGCGGCACGGTCGACTACCTGGTCGACGCGGTGTTCAACTACCCGACCCTCGCCGAGGGGTACAAGGTCGCCGCCCTCGACGCGGCCAACAAGCTGCGCCGCATGGCCCGGTTCACGGGCGCCGGGGGCTGA